The following DNA comes from Parcubacteria group bacterium.
GTCGCGCTACGCAAGGAGTCCGCATTATGAAGCCAAGCTCCGGCGACAAAGTTTCCGCTATGGCAGTGCTCTAGACAAAAATTCAATAATAGATTAGAATATAAATTCAATAATTTAATTTAATAGCAAACATTGGTTGAGGTGTATTCCCAACGAATGTTTCGCCCAAACGCTATGGCTCTAAACCACAAGCAAAAAGACAAAGCGACTAAAGAGGTAAAAAGACACGAAAAAGATACCGGTTCTCCGGAATATCAAATGGCTCTTTTCACCGAAAGAATCAAAAAACTAACCAGCCACCTTAAGAAAAACGCCAAAGATTTTCATTCCAGGCGCGGACTTCTCAAGATGGTTTCCAAAAGAAGAAAGCTGATGGAATACCTCAAAAAGACCAACGAAAAGATGTATAAAGCCACTATTAAAAAACTAGGGCTTAAAGGATAAATCAAATTTCAATACTATGATATAATAAAGACAGGCTTATTCCTGTCTTTATTTTTATTAAATAATTAAAGTCACAAATCTCTTGCAAATTTGTATATTTGTACTTGATTTGTAAGTTTGTAGTTATGGCGAAATTTTTAGAACAGCGGGTTGGCGTTTTGGTAGACATTCAAAATCTGTATTACAGCGCCAAAGTGCTTTATGGGAAAAAAGTTAATTTTAAAAAAGTTCTAGAAGAAGCAACATCGGGAAGAAAAATGATTCGCGCTATTGCCTATGGAATCAAGACTATGGAAGGACAAGAGGAAAAATTTTTCGATGCGTTAAACAAACAAGGATTCGAGGTAAAAACTAAGGATCTTCAAATTTTTCCCGGAGGACAAAAAAAGGGAGATTGGGACGTGGGAATTGCAGTTGACGCCATTAAGATGTCCAAGACTTTGGATGCAGTAGTTTTAATTTCCGGCGATGGAGACTACATTCCAGTCGTGAAATATATCCAAAACACCACTGGCTGCCGAGTGGAGGGAATGGCCTTTCTCGAATCCACTAGTAACAAATTGGTTGAAGAACTTGATGACTTTACTAATCTTTCTGAAAACAAAAAGAAGTTTTTAATATAATCTTCATCGGGATATAGAAAACAGCAATCGATTGATTGCTGTTTTTGTATTCAAGAAGATATGCTTCTTATTCAAGTTTGCTTTTAAGCAAATCAGCGGC
Coding sequences within:
- the rpsO gene encoding 30S ribosomal protein S15; protein product: MALNHKQKDKATKEVKRHEKDTGSPEYQMALFTERIKKLTSHLKKNAKDFHSRRGLLKMVSKRRKLMEYLKKTNEKMYKATIKKLGLKG
- a CDS encoding NYN domain-containing protein, giving the protein MAKFLEQRVGVLVDIQNLYYSAKVLYGKKVNFKKVLEEATSGRKMIRAIAYGIKTMEGQEEKFFDALNKQGFEVKTKDLQIFPGGQKKGDWDVGIAVDAIKMSKTLDAVVLISGDGDYIPVVKYIQNTTGCRVEGMAFLESTSNKLVEELDDFTNLSENKKKFLI